The sequence below is a genomic window from Oscillatoria sp. FACHB-1406.
TCGCGATACTTGAGACTGTCGAATAATAGACAACAAAGTTCCCATCTTGAGTTGCTTATGGTTTGGAATCGGAACTGTAATTGTTGTTTCTTCCGTGCGCTTTTGCATGGCAATATGACTGCCTCTCTGTCGAACCCGCACAAAACCTTATTGCTCTAAAAGTTTACAAACTTCCAAACCTGAAAAGGTTCTGAGCTTACCCAATGTTAACCTCCAGTCGGGTAATAAAGACTTCTAATTTCAGTCGAGAAGCAATTTCTGTCGGGTCTGCTACTTCAAAAAAAAGTTCAATCGCCTCAATCAAATTTTTTCGGGCATCTTCTACCGTTTCGCCTTGACTAGCGATGTCGAGTTCGGGACATAGCGATACATAGCCGTCGTCTTCCCGTTCGATTAAAGCGGTGAATTGCTGACTTTGCTTCATTCCAAATCTCCCTGCTCCCACATTCGACACTTGTAGCGGAGGTTGTGTCTTTGATACAGCAGTAATATAGCAGAATTCGGACAAGAATGCTTGCACGCCCGTCGGGTTCTTGTTTATGCGATCGCCTTGTGAAATCATCGCCCCCCGCGATCGCTCTGAAGAGAAATGCCCGCCTCATTTTACTCGAAATCTCGCGCTCTCTGGTGAAATATAGGACGCGAGCTTTAACGCGTGAAATAACTGCGAAAAGATGCTGGTTCAGCAGCGTGGAGAAAGAAAACTCGATAATGCTTCGACTTCAGTCAAATTCGCTTGGGGAAAACAAGCTAAGATAGACTACTTGTATGCTTCGAGATGCTAATGCGCGCACGCGAAACTCACCCCCTACAACGCCTCCTCCACTACGGACGCAACTATCGCCCCTTAATTTGGCAGGCGACGATTTGTTCGATTCTCAACAAATCTTTCGATCTCGCGCCGCCGGTTCTCATTGGGGTGGCAGTGGATGTGGTCGTTAATAAGAAGGATTCCCTAATCGCGCGTTGGGGAATTACCGATACGTTCCAGCAACTCCTGATTCTCACTCTCCTCACCGCCCTAATTTGGGCTTTAGAATCGATTACGGAGTACGCTCACAATCGCCTCTGGCGCAATTTAGCACAAAATGTTCAGCACGATTTGCGCCTGGATAGCTACAGCCACCTGCAAGATTTAGATTTAGCCTTTTTTGAGGAAGGCAGTACCGGCGGCTTGCTGTCGATTCTCAACGACGATATCAACCAACTCGAACGCTTCCTCGATGTCGGTGCGATGGAATTGCTGCACCTTTCAACAACGGTGGTGGTTATCGGGATTGGGTTTATGTTCGCCGCACCTAATGTGGCTTGGATGACGATGCTTCCCATGCCAGTTATTATTTGGGGATCGATCGCGTTCCAAAAGCGCCTTGCACCTCGTTACGCAGAGGTTCGCGAAAAAGTCGGTTTCCTCAGCAGTCGTCTGGCGAATAACATTAGCGGTATCCTCACGATTAAAAGCTTTACCACCGAACGCTACGAAATCGAACGGTTGCGCGTCGAGAGTGAAGCTTACCGCAAAAGCAACCACCGCGCGATCGTTCTGAGTTCTGCTTTTGTGCCTTTAATTCGCTTTGCCATTTTATTCGGTTTTA
It includes:
- a CDS encoding type II toxin-antitoxin system HicA family toxin gives rise to the protein MRVRQRGSHIAMQKRTEETTITVPIPNHKQLKMGTLLSIIRQSQVSRSLFEV
- a CDS encoding type II toxin-antitoxin system HicB family antitoxin, with the protein product MKQSQQFTALIEREDDGYVSLCPELDIASQGETVEDARKNLIEAIELFFEVADPTEIASRLKLEVFITRLEVNIG